From a region of the Streptacidiphilus albus JL83 genome:
- the atpB gene encoding F0F1 ATP synthase subunit A, protein MSTPATLLAESGCHINANCAFPAPGLNSFNFKPIFSIGSFDFTKPMLLAVICMLIVVGFFWAAFRKPKLVPGKLQLVGEIGYTFISRSIARDVIGKKGDKFVPFLTSIFFFVWIMNIMSIIPLAQFPVASRFAYPVALALLVWLTYMYLTFKTHGFKGGVKNLVWMEGLPKPLIPLIVFLEFLQNVITRPFTLAVRLWANMFAGHMLIVMFSVASWYLLTPSIMSAFAGGSFVLAIGMTAFEILIQFLQAYIFTLLTSLYISGALEEGH, encoded by the coding sequence GTGAGTACCCCCGCCACGCTGCTCGCTGAGAGCGGGTGTCACATCAATGCGAACTGTGCCTTCCCCGCGCCGGGCCTCAACTCGTTCAACTTCAAGCCGATCTTCAGCATCGGTAGCTTCGACTTCACCAAGCCGATGCTGCTTGCCGTGATCTGCATGCTGATCGTCGTCGGCTTCTTCTGGGCGGCGTTCCGGAAGCCGAAGCTCGTGCCCGGGAAGCTGCAGCTGGTCGGTGAGATCGGGTACACCTTCATCTCGCGGAGCATCGCCCGTGACGTGATCGGGAAGAAGGGCGACAAGTTCGTGCCCTTCCTGACCTCGATCTTCTTCTTCGTATGGATCATGAACATCATGTCCATCATCCCGCTGGCCCAGTTCCCGGTGGCATCGCGCTTCGCGTACCCGGTGGCCCTGGCCCTGCTGGTGTGGCTGACGTACATGTACCTGACGTTCAAGACCCACGGTTTCAAGGGCGGCGTCAAGAACCTGGTCTGGATGGAAGGGCTGCCCAAGCCGCTCATCCCGCTGATCGTCTTCCTTGAGTTCCTGCAGAACGTGATCACCCGCCCGTTCACCCTCGCGGTGCGGCTCTGGGCCAACATGTTCGCCGGTCACATGCTCATCGTGATGTTCAGCGTCGCCAGCTGGTACCTGCTGACCCCTTCGATCATGTCGGCCTTCGCAGGCGGATCGTTCGTTCTCGCCATCGGCATGACCGCGTTCGAGATCCTGATCCAGTTCCTGCAGGCCTACATCTTCACGCTGCTCACCTCGCTCTACATCAGCGGAGCGCTTGAAGAGGGTCACTGA
- a CDS encoding glycosyltransferase family 4 protein produces MREFLLTLCVTAAVTYLLTGPVRKFAIVAGAMPEIRERDVHQEPTPRLGGIAMFAGLCAGLLVASKLTTLSSVFHDGTDVPALLSGSAIMWIIGVLDDKWGVDALVKLGGQLVAAGVMVYQGITVLWLPIPGLGLIVPHQLGTFLAVLLVVLSVNAVNFIDGLDGLAAGMVCIASLAFFIYAYRLSSIDGLPDALPATLFSVILVGMCVGFLPHNLHPARIFMGDSGSMLIGLVLSVSMISITGRVDPSAVTAASGNSQTDATHASLPLFIPLLLPLTVIAIPLADLLLAVVRRTWAGKSPFAADKQHLHHRLLQIGHSHSRAVLIMYFWAALIAFATVAFSVGSTELLAIKIAMGLCVIGIVVLLMPRFKPHAPRMAERFLPPRYRRTAARSGRLGIARAAAAVEVQAAAVPAAVGPTGAEPLDEEAGLTSSDQELLRRIGTGAHAAGHHSGVSGRNAS; encoded by the coding sequence GTGCGTGAGTTCCTGTTGACGCTGTGCGTCACGGCTGCGGTCACGTATCTGTTGACCGGTCCGGTCAGGAAGTTCGCGATCGTCGCCGGCGCCATGCCCGAGATCCGCGAGCGCGACGTCCACCAGGAGCCGACCCCGCGCCTGGGCGGTATCGCCATGTTCGCCGGGCTCTGCGCCGGCCTGCTGGTCGCCTCCAAACTGACCACCCTCAGCTCCGTCTTCCACGACGGCACCGATGTCCCGGCGCTGCTCTCCGGTTCCGCGATCATGTGGATCATCGGCGTGCTGGACGACAAGTGGGGTGTGGACGCGCTGGTCAAGCTGGGCGGCCAGCTGGTCGCCGCCGGTGTCATGGTCTACCAGGGCATCACCGTGCTCTGGCTGCCGATCCCCGGCCTCGGCCTGATCGTCCCGCACCAGCTGGGCACCTTCCTCGCGGTGCTGCTGGTGGTGCTGAGCGTGAACGCGGTCAACTTCATCGACGGGCTGGACGGCCTGGCGGCCGGCATGGTCTGCATCGCCTCGCTGGCCTTCTTCATCTACGCCTACCGGCTCTCCTCCATCGACGGCCTGCCCGACGCCCTGCCCGCGACGCTGTTCAGCGTGATCCTGGTGGGCATGTGCGTGGGCTTCCTGCCGCACAACCTGCACCCGGCCCGGATCTTCATGGGCGACTCCGGGTCGATGCTGATCGGCCTGGTGCTGTCGGTGTCGATGATCTCCATCACCGGCCGGGTCGACCCCAGTGCGGTCACCGCCGCCAGCGGCAACTCGCAGACCGACGCCACCCACGCCTCCCTCCCGCTGTTCATCCCGCTGCTGCTGCCGCTGACCGTGATCGCGATCCCGCTGGCCGACCTGCTGCTCGCGGTGGTCCGCCGGACCTGGGCCGGGAAGTCGCCGTTCGCCGCCGACAAGCAGCACCTGCACCACCGGCTGCTGCAGATCGGTCACTCGCACAGCCGGGCCGTGCTGATCATGTACTTCTGGGCCGCGCTGATCGCCTTCGCGACCGTGGCCTTCTCGGTGGGCAGTACCGAACTGCTGGCCATCAAGATCGCGATGGGGCTGTGCGTGATCGGCATCGTGGTGCTGCTGATGCCTCGCTTCAAGCCGCACGCCCCCCGGATGGCGGAGCGCTTCCTGCCGCCGCGCTACCGCCGGACAGCAGCCCGCTCCGGGCGGCTCGGGATCGCGCGCGCCGCTGCCGCCGTCGAGGTGCAGGCCGCTGCCGTGCCGGCCGCCGTCGGGCCGACCGGTGCCGAGCCGCTCGACGAGGAGGCCGGACTGACCTCCTCGGACCAGGAGTTGCTGCGCCGGATCGGCACCGGCGCGCACGCGGCGGGTCACCATTCGGGCGTATCCGGACGCAACGCCAGTTAA
- a CDS encoding F0F1 ATP synthase subunit B: MVLTLLAEEGPQNPLIPSTPELIIGLLCFFIVFGVLGKKLLPTIQKTLDERRDAIEGGLERAAAAQAEATRTLDEYKAQLAEARHEAARITEHAREQGSAIIAEMREEGQRQRESIIVAGHAQIEADRRQVTTALRQDVGRIATDLAGRVVGESLEDSARQSRIIDRFLDELEAKSAESAGAAK; encoded by the coding sequence ATGGTGCTGACGCTCCTGGCGGAGGAAGGGCCTCAGAACCCTCTGATTCCCTCCACCCCAGAACTCATCATCGGCCTGCTCTGCTTCTTCATCGTCTTCGGCGTCCTCGGCAAGAAGCTCCTGCCCACCATCCAGAAGACTCTGGACGAGCGGCGGGACGCGATCGAGGGTGGCCTGGAACGCGCGGCAGCGGCTCAGGCCGAGGCAACGCGGACGCTGGATGAGTACAAGGCCCAGCTCGCTGAGGCCCGTCACGAGGCCGCTCGGATCACCGAGCACGCCCGTGAGCAGGGTTCGGCGATCATCGCGGAGATGCGCGAAGAGGGACAGCGCCAGCGCGAGTCCATCATCGTCGCAGGCCACGCCCAGATCGAGGCGGACCGCCGCCAGGTGACGACCGCGCTCCGTCAGGACGTCGGCCGTATCGCCACTGACCTGGCCGGCCGTGTCGTCGGCGAGTCCCTGGAGGACTCCGCCCGGCAGAGCCGGATCATCGACCGCTTCCTCGACGAGCTCGAGGCGAAGTCGGCAGAGTCTGCGGGCGCCGCCAAGTGA
- the atpE gene encoding ATP synthase F0 subunit C, which produces MSAALETINLAASTGVKGNLGAVAYGLAAIGPGVGIGLVFGHSIEAMARQPEAMPVIRQNMFLGFALCEVLALLGLVVPFIFS; this is translated from the coding sequence ATGTCTGCCGCTCTCGAGACCATCAACCTCGCTGCCTCCACCGGCGTCAAGGGCAACCTCGGCGCCGTGGCCTACGGTCTGGCCGCCATCGGCCCCGGCGTGGGCATCGGTCTGGTCTTCGGCCACTCCATCGAGGCCATGGCCCGTCAGCCCGAGGCCATGCCGGTCATCCGTCAGAACATGTTCCTGGGCTTCGCCCTCTGTGAGGTTCTGGCGCTCCTCGGCCTGGTCGTTCCCTTCATCTTCAGCTAG
- a CDS encoding F0F1 ATP synthase subunit delta: MSSATRQSNAAARERLEALTDRASVDTSALSADLQAVTGVLDREIGLRRILTDPATDGQRKADLVNSLFGAKIGADALDLVTGSVRSRWSAPRDLVDSIEQQAALAEIIGADKAGALDEVEDELFRFGRTVAGSNELRAALTDNAADRTAKVALVERLLGGKARPATTKLVASLVSQPRGRSLESGLEEFSRLAAGRRGRVVALVTVAVPLSDRQKERLGASLAKLVGRPVHLNIEVDPAVLGGVRVQIGDEIIEGTIADRMDGARQGLVGQ, encoded by the coding sequence GTGAGCAGCGCCACGCGGCAGTCGAACGCCGCAGCCCGCGAGCGCCTGGAGGCGCTGACCGACCGCGCGTCGGTCGACACCTCCGCGCTCTCCGCAGACCTGCAGGCCGTCACCGGCGTGCTGGACCGCGAGATCGGACTGCGCCGGATCCTCACCGACCCGGCCACCGACGGTCAGCGCAAGGCTGACCTGGTGAACTCGCTCTTCGGGGCCAAGATCGGCGCTGACGCGCTGGACCTGGTCACCGGCAGCGTGCGCTCCCGCTGGTCCGCCCCGCGTGACCTGGTGGACAGCATCGAGCAGCAGGCCGCCCTCGCCGAGATCATCGGCGCGGACAAGGCCGGCGCGCTCGACGAGGTCGAGGACGAGCTCTTCCGGTTCGGTCGGACCGTCGCGGGCAGCAACGAGCTGCGCGCCGCGCTCACCGACAACGCCGCCGACCGCACCGCCAAGGTGGCGCTGGTCGAGCGACTGCTCGGCGGAAAGGCCAGGCCGGCCACCACCAAGCTGGTCGCCTCGCTGGTGTCGCAGCCGCGCGGACGTAGCCTGGAGAGCGGCCTGGAGGAGTTCTCCCGGCTGGCCGCGGGCCGTCGCGGACGGGTGGTCGCCCTGGTGACCGTCGCCGTTCCGCTGTCGGACCGGCAGAAGGAGCGCCTCGGCGCTTCTCTGGCCAAGCTGGTGGGTCGCCCGGTCCATCTGAACATCGAGGTGGACCCCGCGGTCCTCGGCGGTGTCCGGGTGCAGATCGGCGACGAGATCATCGAGGGCACCATCGCCGACCGCATGGACGGTGCACGGCAGGGCCTCGTCGGTCAGTAG